A segment of the Triticum urartu cultivar G1812 chromosome 1, Tu2.1, whole genome shotgun sequence genome:
AcacacatttaaaaatcttctTGTAATTTTAAAATGTATTCATGCCTTTGTAATAATTTTTCATTTATTGTAAAAATgtgttcacaaatttgaaaatgTTCATATATTTTCATATAGAAAAGGGAAAAAGAAGTGTCCACATTTAAAAAACCTTGAGTTGATGGAAAATATGCGTGCATGAATATTATAGAAATATTCATGTAATTTTAAGAAGTTTTCACACAGTTAAAATCAGTCTTGAATTTTTTAGAAGtgtttgaacattttttaaaaaaatctgtattcgcaaaaataaaaatatataaaacggaacaaaaaaagagagagaatgGCGTACGAGTTGCCTTGCGCGTGACGAAGAGATTTCAAAGTGAGCTGTCCCTGCGACTGCGAGTGTCACCCGCGTAAGTTTCAAAAAAAAAGCGTCACCCGCGTAAACGCGACGCGTACCCAAAATCTGTCTGAATCCCCCGCCAATTCGGAGACGCGCGCCGCCAGTGCCAGCCCATAAACAGCCTAGATCCTTATCCTCCTCAATCCTCATCCTCGATCCTTCCTCCCATCCACCTCGATCTCCTCTGCTCCCGATTCACACGAATCCCCGCCCCTCTTGCTTTGATCTGCTCTCGGCGCGCGTTCTAAGCTCAGATCATGCCAACGGCCATCCGCAAGCGCCCAGCGGCGGGACAAGAACCGCGCGTCCATGGCGGCAAGAAGCCCCGGTACGCGTTCGGTAGCATCTCCGACTACGAGAAGCTTGAGGTGCTTGGAGAAGGCACCTACGGCGAGGTGTTCAAGGCGCACGACCGCCGCACCGGCAAGAAGGTCGCCGTGAAGTGGGTCCGCGGCAACGGGGCCGGCGGACACGGCCCGCCCGACATCCGCGGGATCACCCGCGAGGCCGGCTGCCTCGGCACGTGCCggtttgttttctgcacataaaacaacatcatggcagttctgctgaaaacaacgtcagtacgggttagttccattcaaatcatacaagttagagtccaaaataaaggcaaaagtgtttggaaaaatagatacgacggagacgtatcaggggtcACATCATAAACTGGACCAGTTGAACTGCCAGGAGAACTATCAAACAAAGGACTTCTCGCTCGAATCTCCAAGAAAGAGTCCACATCAAATAGACCAGATGATTGTGCAGGTGAATTACTAACTTGTGGCGGATCCTGAAACGGTAAATCGTCATCACTTCCAGGTTCAAATAAGCCAAATGAAGGCCCATCTTCAAGTTTCCCTGGCCTCCTTGTCAAATTCACAAATGGGTAGCTTGGGCTGCGAGGCGACTTTTGTTCAATGTTTACCTTGCTGCAAGAATCTTCTCCCTTGGCATTGCTATGAACATTGACATTGCCATGAACACTGCCATTGATGTGGTCGCTCTTCTTGCCTGGGACAGTGTTTGTGTGATCCACTTCAACTGCTGGATCCCCACTCTTTGCGCCTTCTGGTTGCTTAGACTGTTGCGGAAACAATTCAGTGGCAGTGGCTGTAGCGGTTGTTGTAGTCACATGCACGCCATCTGGTTGCTTAGGCTGCTGCGGAGAAGATTTGGTGGCAGTGGCTGTAGCGGTTGCTGTAGTCCCATGCACGCCATCTGGTTTCTTAGGCTGCTGCGGAAACAATTCAATGGCATCGCACATGCCTGCTGTGGGAGCTCCTGATACACTGAAAGTGACATCTGCCACTTCATCTTGGGCCTCATCCCTCCTGGATCCAGCTTTGACTGCCTCAGACAACATTAGGCCCATGCGTTTGCAATACATGACCTGCAACGTCCTCCCAAATGAGCTCAACGCGGCATTAAGTTCTGTAGCATGTAGCTCTTTGTGCTTGTTGTATATGTCACGAAGATGTGGGGGCAGCTGCGAAtgcataaaaacaaaaaaaagagatGAGAGCGGGAAAAGGAACATTAGTTGTTAGTAAGTAGTTTTGACATGGCAGTCAAGCAAGATACGTGATACAATGAAATGTTGTATGGGTCTCACCTCTAACTCCTCGAATGTAGGCAATGCGTGTAGCCACTCCTCCAAAGAACCACACACATCATCACCACCGCCCATGTTATTCAGAGGTGGCTCGTGCACATTCTCTTCTCTTCCATCAGTACCCTCCATACCACCCTTAGGTGGTTCTTGAGAGCCCACATCATCTCCCCCTTGTGGATTGGCTTGTGTGTGCGAGCTCTCCGGCACATCCATAACGGGTGTTGCGGAAGCAACATCTCCACCTTGGGCATTTGTTTCGGGCAGATCCTCTGTGACACTGCCTTGTATTGATCTTTGGGCAAGCTAATCTACATATAACATAAACTTGGGTGTTGCATACGGTGTACTGGAGCTGAACTGCATTTGAAAAAAGTGAAACAAGGATTCAGAAATTTGCAAAGAAAACAAAAGGTCATGTGtccaaaaaaatgaaaaaaagaagaTACTTATAGGGCCAGTTCTTTTCACCTCTGGCTTATGAAGAAGCCACTGTGGAAATAAGCCCCAGACAAGCCGTTGTGGAAATAAGCCCAGTGAAAATAAGCCATCCAGTTCTTTTTAGCCTCTCTGTGTTTAGCTTATTTTTTATATACCCAATAAAAAGTCTGTAATACCCCCTAATTTTTTTGTTGAAATAATAATTGGGTTATTTTGTATTGTTTAGCCGCACATACGAACATAAAATTTATTTTGAAACATCGCTAAATTATAACAAGTCCACATAAGGAAGATCATTGTCGCACATACGGAAAAAACTCGTCCGTAGTACTTGAGAAGAAAGAAAGATATTCTAAATATTACATGGTTCTCCCAACAAAAGCATACACAATAAAGCTATTCATCAAGGAAAGACACTCGCAGCAATAGCATCTCGTACACTTCCCATATTGCCTTCATCATAGGGTGCAAAGTGATGAGAAGCGCTCTCCTCGTGAACATAGGATCCATTCTCAACCATATCAAAATGCTCATCAGGTAGTTTGCTCTCACGGATGTAGTTATGAAGACAAGTACATGTAGTAATTATCATTGTTTGTGTTTCAACTTTGTAACGCCTAATGCCAAGAAGGATTCGCCATTTCAtcttgagaacaccaaaagttcTTTCGATGACGTTTCGTAGTGAGGAATGTAGATGATTAAAGGTCTCATTTCTCCCTCGTGGAGGTACTTGTTGGAAATCAGGTACATGGTACCGTTGTCCTTTGTATGGTGCTAGATAGCCATCTCTGTTTGGATAGCCTGAGTCAACAAGATAGTATTTTCCTATACAGGGAACAAAAATACAATGAAGAGCGGTAATTTAAAGCAAAAGGCTAGTGTAAAAAAATGCATGTACGAGTAATTACCATTCGGAGGGTGTGGGAAACTGGGATATTCAGCTCGTGCATCAGCCCATACACGGGTGTCATGAACAGATCCAGGCCATCCAGCAACAACAAAAATGAACCTCATATCAAAATCACATATTGCCATGACATTCTGAGTGGTGACACCTTTTCTGTTCCGATATTTGGGCTGCTCTTTTTCCGGCACAATACAAGGTATGTGTGTTCCATCTATGGCCCCAATGGCATCCTTGAAGTGAGGCCAAAATCTTGGTTTTTTAAGCGAGTCGTGAACTTGGGTGAAAGTTTCATCTTTGGGTCGTAGGTAATCACCAGCCATACGATATACACACCTTAAAACCTCTTTAAACTTTTTGTTAATTGTAGACCGACTGTGTTCAAATCGATCCGCAATATTTTCGGTGGTCTGGCATGTCCCCAAAGTCCATAAAAATAGTGCCAACGCTTCTTTACTTGACATTTTGCAAGTTGACTTTAAACCGTATTTCTCAACTAGCATGTCATGCAATGGGTAAAACACTGACCTCCGCATCCTAAACATTGAGTAGAATGCTTTTGGATTTATCTCTTTCTCTTGCACCCATTGCAACCCCGTCATCATTGGTGCTCTTCTAGGTGCATAGGGCACCCTCTCTTTGTTTTGAAGATAATGTGCCATTGCAAGAATGCAGAAATCTAATTCTTCATCTTCATCCTCAACAGAGATATCCATCTGTCATATAAAGAACACAATATAGATGCATTATAATTTGGTACACAATAAAACAAAATAATTTGAGCCGTCAAACATGATACATGGCTTTAAAAATGAGTAGAAAAAAGATCCATGATGCATAcgaattgatgacaaacaatccACTTTCCCTATATTACAATCTGAGTGCAAACAAGAGGTTCCAAACAAAACATAGGTTCACGACAGTACAAGTCGATAGCAAGTAATTTTGTTCAAAGAAAATAACATCACAGAAGTTCTAATCTTTTTTCATAAAGAGATCCCATGTCCTCTTGATCCATTCAAGACTCACACTAGCAGTCTCATCCTTGAGGGCACTGAACACATCACGATGTTCCTTCTTCGTAAACAGTTGTAGAGCATAGAAATACACATCACTTCCAGGACGACCTCCATCGTTCACCACCATGGTCGTCATCTCTTTTATCTCATCTCTCACATGATCCACATTTGTTTGAGACGTCGCCGAATTGCGGCTAATCTCCCTCCTCTCCCAAAGGTCAACCATACGGTTAAATACCATTTTATCATCACTATCTTTTACCGCCTTTTGGACCATCTTGGGACTCGGTGAATAAGGACATGATCTCTTCTTTCGACCTTTAGATGAAACATTGGTGGGTGTAACTTGGTTAACATCTAACTCACATCCCGAGCCGTCCTCATTACCCTCTTCAATGTTAATTTGAGAAGCATCAACTTGAGACGAGGGAGTTGCGACCCTTGCATATGCATTCGTCACACTATGGTCATCAAATATAAAACTCATTCTTTGCTCATCAACTAATGGAGCATATCGGAACTTGGCGGCAATCTCATTCCTCTGCAGAAAAATCACACAAATAAATTAATTAAGAAATTGGATGGCAAAGTAACAAGTAAAAGTAATATGAATGCTTCAATACCTGTATCTCATTCGCCCACCATTCATCGGTAGCCGCAATGCTCCTAGTAACAGGATCTATTCCAATGCGAGATGCCTTTTGGTTCAACGTCTTCCAACAATTGTACTCTTTTTTAAGTAAATCCCACCTATTCTTGAATTGCTTGCGAACATAATTTCTGTTTGTCTGCTCATTGAACTTCCTTATCATATTTTCATACCCAATTGGGCTCAAATGTTCATCAGAACGGTTATTTGCATTCACTTCTTCAACACAAATGTCAAGGAAAATTTTATGGGCAACAGGATCCCAATTTGCTTTCCCAGATTTACCTTTATCCATCTATCATAAAATGAATGTTACAATTTTAATCAAATAGCGCATACCCCATACCCCCATACCACATAACACGTAGCAGAAATAAGATCCCACTATGTATTTAATTAAAAAATTAGCTCACTGCCACAACACCAAATTCATACATGACAAAGTATTTTTGGTCATACAAATACACGTGCATAGCAATCAGTGTACAATTAGAAGTGCTACTCGTACTACGAGCAATCGATTAGCAACACCAAGATAATACTCGCACATCGCTGGACGATCTTCGCTTTGATCTTTATAGTGCTAGTACTAACGTACACGTAGATCACTCGGCCGATTGCCACAGGAGCGTATCTATAGGAGCAATCCTACCCGGTGATAATTGTTCAAACCTACACAGACACATACACATGTATTGCACCGGACCCAGATACACTCATAACATCATGCAtcacatgcagatcaggaaagAAGTCCGGAGCAGAAAGATGAGAGGACAGACGGTGCTTACCTTGGTAAGAGCTTGGACGGGGACGATCGGACTGGAGCTTGCCGTGAAGATGGGAGTAGCTAGTGTGCAGGACGGAAGTGCAGCAGGACGGGAAGCAGCAGAGGGACGGGCGGAGGCCAGCGATTGCGACGTTGGGAGCGACGTTGGTTAACCTCCCTGCATGGCGTCAGGAAGGACGACGGCGGCGCGGCTAGCTGGACAAGAGGCGGCGGCAAGGAAACCTAGCAGACGCCCGAAGCGGATGATGCGTcggtgtaggatctagaagtagacgtgtctagagggggggtgattagacacataaggctcaagttgcaatttttaagctttttcggtttaagtggagtttaggcacaatttcaacacacacaatacatatcaagcaagcatgcaaagagtatatgagcagcggaatgtaaagcatgcaacttgtgagaatgtaaagagaagggtttggagaattcaaacgcaattggagacacggatgtttttcccgtggttcggataggtggtgctatcctacatccacgttgatggagacttcaacccacgaagggtaacggttgcgcgagtccacacagggctccacccaagggtaacggttgcgcgagtccacacagggctccacccacgaagggtccacgaagaagcaaccacccacaaagggtccatgaagaagcaaccttgtctatcccaccatggccatcgcccacacaggacttgcctcactagcggtagatcttcacgaagtaggtgatctccttgcccttacaaactccttggttcaactccacaatcttgtcggaggctcccaagtgacacctagccaatctaggagacaccactctccaagaagtaacaaatggtgtgtaggtaatgaactccttgctcttgtgcttcaaatgatagtctccccaacactcaactctctctcataggatttggatttggttgaaaggaggatttgagtggaaagcaacttgggaaggctagagatcaagattcatatggtaggaatggaatgtcttggtctcaacacatgagtaggtggttctctctcagaacatatgagttggaatagtgtgtgtgttctgatggctctctcatcgaatgagaagaaggtggaggggtatatatatagcctccacacaaaatccaaccgttacacagttttccaatctcggtgggaccgaatcaataaactcggtcggaccgaaaatgtaaacctagtgaccgttagagatttcggtgggaccgactggatcaactcggtgggaccgatgtgctggggttagggtaaatcaaaaactcggtttgaccgattactcaaactcggtgggaccgatttgggtaataagtgaaactgagatttggccaagcaaactcggtggaaccgattgcatatctcggtgggaccgagaatattgcaatgggtaacagagagtttgcaagcccatctcggtgagaccgagatcccatcggtgagaccgaaatgattagggtttggcagtggcttatgacaattggaactcggtggcgccggataggaaaaatcggtaggaccgagtttggcttagggtttaggtcatatgtggaagtgggaaagtagctgagggttttggagcatatcactaagcacatgaagcaagaggctcattaagcaacaccccatccctccttaatagtattggcttttcctaaagactcaatgtgatcttggatcactaaaatataaaatgaagagtcttgagcttgaagcttgagccaatcctttgtccttagcatcttgaaggagttcccacaacctttagtccatgccactccattgttgaacttatctgaaacatcctagatcgaaatgttagtccaacaggagatatgttgtcatcaattatcaaaaccacctagggagcacttgtgctttcaatctccccctttttggtaattgatggcaacatacatcaaagctttagataaagatataaagaacagcaagtaaagctttggaaggacatgtaacctacatgtatgcactcatgtaaatatgaaatagagaggcatgtgagagcataaccatgacagagtaggcaaagTGTTatatgtatcttggccatatgcatcagagcaaaagattatcaaggaaaataccttcatgctcatgagtccttcttgcaaacagtatgtacataagcaagaactcctcatactcatgattttgatgcatatacttaccttgtggtcttgagttggcttaggatggaatgaacctgcacaaacaaggttagataacacaggtacgtccactagccagagcaaacaaaagaaaccacaagaataccaagattgggatgacatgtagagagtgagtacaaggtaccatattgaattcaacatgtccccaagaataaagatatgcaatgaatttgactgatttctttcccttaggtgtcttgctccccctgaatcttacatgggatattgggagaagataggaaatagaaaatcagagctgaaggatatgaatagaactaaattcaaatgagttcatatgaacatgtccttcccccaaaaagacatgtggcatctctcctcttgaacatcaagcatctgggatccttgagtattctctcccccttggagatttctttctcccccttaatatatgggatccttgagtattctctcccccttaggtgataagcttttgatgtgatctctctctccctgatgataagcttatctctctctccctgatgataagctttgatgtgatctctctctccccctttgacatcattTTCCAAGAAGGTTGTTCCTGgtatccgtcgaataggtttggtccttgagattcagtacaaagcagggaataaaactgtgatgcttgtagaggacaagattcattgagtggagctggatcagaagaaatatagaatatgtggcaaactgtttttcctgttgcgaaatcggtggcaccgagtggcatgtttcagtagtaccgaagggattcggttggaccgaaaatggctattcggtgaaaccgagttcatcacagagaaaaacacttgtcacctcagctcactgtcggaaatatgccctagaggcaataataaattggttattattatatttccttgttcatgataatcgtttattatccatgctagaattgtactgataggaaactcagatacatgtgtggatacatagacaaaaccatgtccctagtaagcctctagttgactagctcgttgatcaatagatggttacggtttcctgaccatggacattggatgtcgttgataacgggatcacatcattaggagaatgatgtgatggacaagacccaatcctaagcatagcactatatcgtgtagtttgtatgctaaagcttttctaatgtcaagtatcatttccttagaccatgagattgtgcaactcccggataccgtaggagtactttgggtgtgccaaacgtcacaacgtaactgggtgactataaaggtgcactacgggtatctccgaaagtgtctgttgggttggcacgaatcgagattgggatttgtcactccatgtgacggagaggtatctctgggcccactcggtaggacatcatcataatgtgcacaatgtgatcaaggagttgatcatgggatgatgtgttacggaacgagtaaaagagacttgccggtaacgagattgaacaaagtatcgggataccgacgatcgaatctcgggcaagtatcgtaccgctagacaaagggaattgtatacgggattgattaagtccttgacatcatggttcatccgatgagatcatcgtggaacatgtgggagccaacatgggtatccagatcccgctgttggttattgaccggagagtcatctcggtcatgtctgcatgtctcccgaacccgtagggtctacacacttaaggttcagtgacgctagggttatagagatattagtatgcggtaacccgaaagatgttcggagtcccgtatgagatcccggacgtcacgaggagttccggaatggtccggaggtaaagaattatatataggaagtgctatttcggccatcgggacaagtttcggggtcaccggtattgtaccgggaccaccggaagggtcccgggggtccaccgggtggggccacctgccccggggggccacatgggctgtagggggtgcgccttggcctatatgggccaagggcaccagccccaagaggcccatgcgccaagagaagaggggaaaggaagagtcctaaagggggaaggcgcctccgaggtgccttggggaggatggactcctccccccttggccgcacccttccttggaggaaggggcaaggctgcacCCTCCCcttctcccttggccctatatatagtggggggaagggagggaaaCCATCCCcaagcccctggcgcctccctctccctcccatgacacatctccctcctcccgcagcgcttggcgaagccctgttggaatcccgctacttccaccaccacgccgtcgtgttgttggatctccatcaacctctcctccccccttgctggatcaagaaggaggagacgtcgctgctccgtacgtgtgttgaacgcggaggtgccgtccgtttggcgctaggatcatcggtgatttggatcatgacgagtacgactccatcaaccccgttctcttgaatgcttccgcgcgcgatctacaagggtatgtagatccactcctccctcgttgctagatgactccatagattgatcttggtgacacgtaggaaaattttgaattattgctacgttccccaacagtggcatcatgagctaggtc
Coding sequences within it:
- the LOC125532746 gene encoding cyclin-dependent kinase 14-like; translated protein: MPTAIRKRPAAGQEPRVHGGKKPRYAFGSISDYEKLEVLGEGTYGEVFKAHDRRTGKKVAVKWVRGNGAGGHGPPDIRGITREAGCLGTCRSHFSLVEIAISVWIA